CGGGCTGGCTCTCGAGTCCCTCCTCGAGGATCGCCACCGCTTGCTCCGCGCGGCCCGACCGTACCAGGGCCTCCGCGAGGTCCGTGCGGGCCTCGGCAAACTTGGGAGCGAGCTCCACGGCGAGATCGAGCTCCTCGACGGCGCGGTCGTACTCCCGACGCGCGGCATGAGCCTGTCCGAGGTGATAGTGAACGAGATGATGCATCGGGAGCTTGGCCGCGAGCGGACTCAGAAGACGAATCGCGCTCTCGGGATCCGAGGCATCGAGCGCATCCAACGCGGCTTCGATCGTCGCGCTGAACTCTCGATAGTCTTCGATGCGATCCTTCGGATCGACGGCCAGACTTTCCGGCGTGGTCGGAGTAGAGCCCGCGGCCCCCACATAGCCGAGACTCTGGAGCTTGCGAAGGGTCTCGGCGTCGACGACCGAGCGGTCCTCATCGGATTGGCCTCGCCGGAAAGCCTCTTCGAGCTGCGCCAGCCTGGAAGCGAGCTCGGCCGCAATCTCGGGTTTCTCGCTCAGCAGGTTCCTCGATTCCCCCGGGTCCCTCTCGACGTCGTAGAGCTCCGGGCGAGGCGCCTGGATGTACTTGTAGCCGCGGTCCCGAATGGCCGTGAGCTCGCCCCATCCAAACTGGAGGTGGGCAACCAGCGACTCCGAGTACGCCGCCAGGCGCTCGGGCCCCTCCCCGCGGAGCCACGGCGCCACGCTTTTGCCCTGCATCGAATCGGGGACGGACAGCCCGAGGAGGTCGAGCGCCGTCGGGGCTAGATCGGCGAGCCGCACCTGTTCCTCGATGGTGATGCCCTCCGGTACGACTCGCGGCAAGCGCATCAGCCAGGGAACCAGAAGCGTCGCGTCGTACACGAACCACGAGTGGTACTCCTCACCGTGCTCGCCGAGCGACTCGCCATGGTCTCCTACGACCACGACGAGCGTTTCGTCGCCGACGGCGTCGAGCACGTCGCCGACGACCGCGTCCGTATACGCGACCTCGGCGTCGTACGGCCGCTCCGGGAAACGGCTGCGGTAAGGCTCGGGCGCCTCGAACGGCGAGTGAGGGTCATACAGATGGAGCCACAGGAAGAACGGCGCCTGGCGAGGACGCGACAGCCACTCGACCGCGCGTTTCGCGGTATCCCCGCCGGGACGCTGCACGTTGGCGAGACCTCGTTTCGCCTCCTCGGCAGCGCTCGCCTCCTCGTCGAAGTCGTAGTAGGTGTCGAAGCCTTGGGAGAGGCCGAAGCGCGAATCCACGACGAAGCTCGACACGAAGGCCGCCGTCTCGTAGCCCTGAGCCTTCAGAATCTCCGCTAGGGTCGTCTCTTCGTCTGCTAGCAAGTAGGTGCCGTTATCTCGCACTCCGTGGCCCATGGGAAACAATCCCGTGAGAATGGTGGCGTGCGAGGGCAGGGTCAGAGGGACGGGGCTGACCGCCTCCTCGAACCGCACTCCTTCACGAGCGATGCGATCGAGATTGGGCGTTGCGCCGAGCGCGTAACCGTAGCTGCCCAGACGATCCGCCCGCAAGGTGTCGAGCGTGATCAGAAGGAAGTTGAAAGGTCCCGAAGGCTCGCTGCGGCAACCTGCGAAAGCCATTGCGAGCGCCGCGACGGCAAACCCCTTCATCGAACGGCGATCCTATCCCAAGTGTGTTATTTTGGCCGCGGAGGAGAGCGCCGATGAAAAAAGCGACTGTTCTCGCCATTCTCGTCGCGCTCGTTGCATCGAGCGCATCGGCCTTCGCTCAGCAGCGCT
The Vicinamibacteria bacterium DNA segment above includes these coding regions:
- a CDS encoding sulfatase-like hydrolase/transferase, with the translated sequence MKGFAVAALAMAFAGCRSEPSGPFNFLLITLDTLRADRLGSYGYALGATPNLDRIAREGVRFEEAVSPVPLTLPSHATILTGLFPMGHGVRDNGTYLLADEETTLAEILKAQGYETAAFVSSFVVDSRFGLSQGFDTYYDFDEEASAAEEAKRGLANVQRPGGDTAKRAVEWLSRPRQAPFFLWLHLYDPHSPFEAPEPYRSRFPERPYDAEVAYTDAVVGDVLDAVGDETLVVVVGDHGESLGEHGEEYHSWFVYDATLLVPWLMRLPRVVPEGITIEEQVRLADLAPTALDLLGLSVPDSMQGKSVAPWLRGEGPERLAAYSESLVAHLQFGWGELTAIRDRGYKYIQAPRPELYDVERDPGESRNLLSEKPEIAAELASRLAQLEEAFRRGQSDEDRSVVDAETLRKLQSLGYVGAAGSTPTTPESLAVDPKDRIEDYREFSATIEAALDALDASDPESAIRLLSPLAAKLPMHHLVHYHLGQAHAARREYDRAVEELDLAVELAPKFAEARTDLAEALVRSGRAEQAVAILEEGLESQPEHPGLHFQLGFARHALGQLDRALDSYRKASELGPAQSQLLSNMAALYLQRSEPSLAVERLSELVAADVANALAWNNLGLALVQAGRLLDAGPAFERATALEP